From a region of the Labeo rohita strain BAU-BD-2019 unplaced genomic scaffold, IGBB_LRoh.1.0 scaffold_771, whole genome shotgun sequence genome:
- the LOC127161913 gene encoding avidin-related protein 4/5: MDQVRDVSGKWKNDLGSVMELKEDGTGKISGTYTTAAEFFMSNEPGEAADLVGYIKNHTDKEIGIPTTTITFCMAWKIEGSCSAFTGQIFPGENNEQPVIKTTWLLHSPVDGLQHNWASTRVGENTFYKIQTHQEDSQG; the protein is encoded by the exons ATGGATCAGGTCAGAGACGTGTCTGGAAAGTGGAAGAATGATCTTGGTTCTGTAATGGAGCTGAAGGAGGATGGCACTGGTAAGATTAGCGGGACGTATACAACTGCTGCTGAGTTCTTTATGTCCAATGAACCAGGAGAAGCCGCTGACCTTGTGGGCTACATAAAAAATCACACGGATAAAGAGATTGGCATCCCCACTACTACTATTACATTCTGCATGGCCTGGAAGATAGAAG GCTCATGTAGTGCATTCACTGGCCAGATCTTCCCAGGAGAAAACAATGAACAGCCTGTAATAAAGACCACCTGGCTTCTCCATTCACCTGTAGATGGCCTTCAGCACAACTGGGCATCAACCAG GGTTGGGGAGAACACATTCTACAAAATACAGACCCATCAAGAAGACTCTCAAGGATGA